In one Haloplanus salinus genomic region, the following are encoded:
- the hmgA gene encoding hydroxymethylglutaryl-CoA reductase (NADPH), with protein MTDDPDTDTDALVERVRDGDLRLHELDDHADADAAATARRRLVESDADVDLETVGAYGFPAERADANIENMIGAAQVPMGVAGPVTIHGGAVDGERYLPMATTEGALLASVNRGCSVVDAAGGATARVTKSGMTRAPVFRVADVAEAEALVEWVRGNEGRLREAAEATTSHGELTAVTPYVVGDSVFLRFRYDTKDAMGMNMATIATRAAAETVERATTASLVALSGNLCTDKKPAAINAVEGRGRSVTADVLIPREVVEERLHTTPEAIAEVNTRKNHVGSAKAGSLGFNAHVANVVAAMFLATGQDAAQVVEGSNAITTAESRDGGLYVSVSLASLEVGTVGGGTKLPTQGEGLDVLGVAGGGDPPGANADALAECIAVGALAGELSLLAALGSRHLSSAHESLGR; from the coding sequence ATGACCGACGACCCGGATACGGACACGGACGCCCTCGTCGAACGCGTACGCGACGGCGACCTCCGACTCCACGAACTCGACGACCACGCCGACGCCGACGCGGCGGCGACGGCGCGAAGACGGCTCGTCGAATCGGACGCCGACGTCGACCTCGAAACCGTCGGCGCGTACGGCTTCCCGGCGGAGCGCGCCGACGCCAACATCGAGAACATGATCGGCGCGGCGCAGGTGCCGATGGGCGTCGCCGGCCCCGTTACGATCCACGGGGGCGCCGTCGACGGCGAGCGCTACCTCCCGATGGCGACGACGGAGGGCGCCCTGCTGGCGAGCGTCAACCGCGGCTGTTCGGTCGTCGACGCCGCCGGCGGCGCCACCGCCCGCGTCACGAAGTCGGGGATGACCCGCGCGCCCGTCTTCCGCGTCGCCGACGTGGCCGAGGCCGAGGCGCTCGTCGAGTGGGTCCGCGGGAACGAGGGCCGGCTGCGCGAGGCCGCCGAGGCGACGACGAGCCACGGCGAACTGACGGCCGTAACCCCGTACGTCGTCGGCGACTCCGTCTTCCTCCGCTTTCGCTACGACACCAAGGACGCGATGGGGATGAACATGGCCACGATCGCCACGCGCGCGGCCGCCGAGACGGTCGAGAGGGCGACGACCGCCTCGCTGGTCGCCCTCTCCGGCAACCTGTGTACGGACAAGAAGCCGGCGGCGATCAACGCCGTCGAGGGGCGGGGGCGGAGCGTCACCGCCGACGTGCTGATTCCCCGCGAGGTGGTAGAGGAGCGCCTGCATACGACGCCCGAGGCCATCGCGGAGGTGAACACGCGCAAGAACCACGTCGGGAGCGCGAAGGCGGGAAGTCTCGGGTTCAACGCCCACGTCGCCAACGTCGTCGCCGCCATGTTTCTCGCGACGGGGCAGGACGCGGCGCAGGTCGTCGAGGGGTCGAACGCCATCACGACCGCCGAGAGCCGGGACGGGGGGCTGTACGTCTCCGTCTCGCTGGCGAGCCTCGAAGTCGGCACCGTCGGCGGCGGGACGAAACTCCCCACGCAGGGCGAGGGGCTGGACGTGCTGGGCGTCGCGGGCGGCGGCGACCCGCCGGGGGCGAACGCCGACGCGCTGGCGGAATGCATCGCCGTCGGCGCCCTCGCCGGCGAACTCTCGTTGCTCGCCGCTCTCGGGTCCCGACACCTCTCCTCGGCCCACGAGTCGCTGGGTCGGTAG
- a CDS encoding DUF5817 domain-containing protein, producing MYAVVGCTDCHALWLLADPDAAETATCPRCGRRHRTAGLKRFVTAEDRETAREARAAMLADAADATDAFESTPSVAEMEAAADDAVVDDAEYLDAAGIDPDDVAAAGERSGRGSGSRSRPEIVRAALDELDDPSEDDVVAYATAHGVPADAAADLLDRLVRRGDATEHGGTYRLL from the coding sequence ATGTACGCGGTGGTCGGCTGCACCGACTGTCACGCTCTGTGGTTGCTCGCGGATCCCGACGCGGCCGAGACGGCGACCTGCCCGCGCTGTGGGCGGCGCCACCGCACGGCCGGGCTGAAGCGCTTCGTCACCGCCGAGGACCGCGAGACGGCGCGCGAGGCCCGGGCCGCGATGCTCGCCGACGCCGCCGACGCGACGGACGCCTTCGAGTCGACGCCCTCCGTCGCCGAGATGGAGGCCGCGGCCGACGACGCCGTCGTCGACGACGCGGAGTACCTCGACGCCGCCGGCATCGATCCGGACGACGTCGCCGCGGCGGGCGAGCGATCCGGCCGGGGGTCGGGGTCACGGAGCCGTCCCGAAATCGTCCGTGCCGCGCTCGACGAACTCGACGACCCGAGCGAGGACGACGTGGTAGCCTACGCGACGGCACACGGCGTCCCCGCGGACGCTGCAGCCGACCTGCTCGACCGGCTGGTTCGACGGGGGGACGCGACGGAGCACGGCGGGACGTACCGACTGCTGTAG
- a CDS encoding UPF0146 family protein: MPAPRTELAARLATYDRLVEVGVGRRPAVAAALVDAGCTVTATDVFDAPVPDGVQFVRDDVVARAETLDGHPGDPYDADALYGLNLPAELQSPARDVARAADADCLFTTLGFEEPVVPVARETVGGETLYVAERRR; the protein is encoded by the coding sequence GTGCCCGCCCCGCGTACCGAACTCGCCGCCCGCCTCGCGACCTACGACCGCCTCGTCGAGGTGGGGGTCGGCCGCCGGCCGGCGGTGGCCGCCGCCCTCGTCGACGCCGGCTGTACGGTGACCGCGACGGACGTGTTCGACGCCCCCGTCCCCGACGGGGTGCAGTTCGTCCGCGACGACGTGGTCGCACGGGCCGAGACCCTCGACGGCCACCCCGGCGACCCCTACGACGCCGACGCCCTCTACGGCCTGAACCTCCCCGCCGAACTCCAGTCCCCCGCCCGCGACGTGGCCCGCGCCGCCGACGCCGACTGCCTCTTTACCACCCTCGGCTTCGAGGAACCCGTCGTCCCGGTCGCCCGCGAGACGGTCGGCGGCGAGACGCTGTACGTCGCCGAGCGTCGTAGATAG
- the mch gene encoding methenyltetrahydromethanopterin cyclohydrolase, producing the protein MESLNRMAVELVDEAIDFAGELNVDVFELDSGATVLDFGVEAAGGIEAGLLLAEIQTAGLATIQTRMDEVAGTPFPHVELTTDKPALALLCSQKAGWELAAEGVDGLGSGPARALVGEEYEFEVVGYYDEFDLTVLAIEADSLPGDPAAEQVADRAGVAPSGVFLPTYATGSMAGSVSAAARAPELALFRLFELGYDPTDVVSAAGSAPVVPVSHDEGVAMGRTNDALAYGGQVYVQVREDFDRFDEVPSTAAAEYDTPFEQVFEDAGWDFYEVPESVFAPAQVTIDVVDGPTYALGETNHDLLAESFGL; encoded by the coding sequence ATGGAGAGTCTCAACCGGATGGCCGTCGAACTCGTCGACGAGGCGATCGACTTCGCCGGCGAGCTCAACGTCGACGTGTTCGAACTCGACTCGGGGGCGACGGTGCTCGATTTCGGCGTCGAGGCGGCGGGTGGCATCGAAGCCGGGCTGCTGCTCGCGGAGATACAGACCGCCGGGCTGGCGACGATTCAGACCCGGATGGACGAGGTAGCCGGGACGCCCTTCCCGCACGTCGAACTCACGACCGACAAGCCGGCGCTCGCGCTCCTCTGCTCGCAGAAGGCGGGGTGGGAGCTCGCCGCGGAGGGTGTCGACGGCCTCGGCTCCGGCCCGGCGCGCGCGCTCGTCGGCGAGGAGTACGAGTTCGAGGTCGTCGGCTACTACGACGAGTTCGACCTGACCGTTCTGGCCATCGAGGCCGATAGCCTCCCGGGTGACCCTGCGGCCGAACAAGTGGCCGACCGCGCCGGCGTCGCGCCCAGCGGCGTCTTCCTGCCGACGTACGCCACGGGGTCGATGGCCGGGAGCGTCAGCGCCGCCGCCCGCGCACCCGAACTCGCCCTCTTCCGGCTGTTCGAACTCGGCTACGACCCGACGGACGTGGTGTCGGCGGCCGGGAGCGCCCCCGTCGTCCCCGTGAGCCACGACGAAGGGGTGGCGATGGGCCGCACCAACGACGCCCTCGCCTACGGCGGGCAGGTGTACGTGCAGGTGCGTGAGGACTTCGACCGGTTCGACGAGGTGCCCTCGACCGCCGCCGCGGAGTACGACACGCCCTTCGAGCAGGTGTTCGAGGACGCCGGCTGGGACTTCTACGAGGTGCCCGAGTCGGTGTTCGCCCCCGCGCAGGTGACCATCGACGTCGTCGACGGCCCGACGTACGCGCTGGGCGAGACGAACCACGACCTGCTGGCCGAGTCGTTCGGGCTGTGA
- a CDS encoding winged helix-turn-helix domain-containing protein, which yields MTDDTESLPPDDVFTLLADGTRIKIIRALGDASTPGVPETLPFAELRRRADISGSGRFNYHLGRLEGQFVEETEGGYRLSYPGIRVYQAIKAGTFTDRVRIDAFELDADCHVCGAPQEAAYHDSLFRVRCGGECGATFYKYFCPPSSLADREREGVLRAANERIQREIASMSNGVCPWCCGRMDSRVLPPDAEMPHRDNPAIEHRVLHTCDTCDGAIYTRLGGLLVTHPAVVSFFYDHGVDVTRRYVWSLPFAAADERTTITGTDPWRATVRVECEGDTLRVRLDEGTSVVEVER from the coding sequence GTGACTGACGACACGGAGAGCCTGCCTCCCGACGACGTCTTCACCTTGCTGGCGGACGGCACGCGAATCAAAATCATCAGGGCGCTCGGGGACGCCTCCACGCCCGGCGTGCCGGAGACACTTCCATTCGCCGAGTTGCGACGCCGAGCCGACATCTCGGGGAGCGGCCGGTTCAACTACCACCTCGGCAGGCTGGAGGGACAGTTCGTCGAGGAGACGGAGGGGGGCTACCGCCTGAGCTACCCCGGGATCCGGGTGTATCAGGCGATCAAGGCGGGGACGTTCACCGACCGCGTGCGGATCGACGCCTTCGAACTCGACGCGGACTGTCACGTCTGCGGCGCGCCACAGGAGGCCGCCTACCACGACAGCCTGTTCAGGGTTCGCTGTGGCGGCGAGTGTGGCGCGACGTTCTACAAGTACTTCTGCCCGCCGAGCAGCCTCGCGGACCGGGAACGCGAGGGCGTCCTCCGCGCGGCCAACGAACGCATCCAGCGCGAAATCGCGTCGATGTCGAACGGCGTCTGTCCGTGGTGCTGTGGTCGCATGGACTCCCGAGTCCTCCCGCCGGACGCCGAGATGCCCCACCGCGACAACCCCGCCATCGAACACCGCGTTCTGCACACGTGTGATACCTGCGACGGGGCCATCTACACGCGGCTCGGCGGATTGCTGGTGACCCATCCCGCCGTCGTCTCCTTCTTCTACGACCACGGAGTCGACGTGACGCGCCGGTACGTCTGGTCGCTCCCGTTCGCCGCCGCCGACGAACGGACGACGATCACCGGGACCGATCCCTGGCGGGCGACGGTCCGGGTGGAGTGCGAGGGCGACACGCTCCGGGTTCGCCTCGACGAAGGGACGTCGGTGGTCGAGGTGGAGCGCTGA
- a CDS encoding COG1361 S-layer family protein, producing the protein MTPSRAAVGTVAGVLLLSAAVAPVVGVQQVVGSPNVDVFSPDNEVRPGEEVSLPVYLSNSGELRRSGPAEYVGRVTTARGLTFTVSDGATPIDVTTGRYPAGSVPEGTAGPFSVSITVPEDAPPGTYRLPVRVRYVHTLMVDYSTTPPDFVDSTRDRRLYLTVVVRDVPRFEVVKTASTVGVGGRGNVSITVENVGTDPARDATFQVDSPSDEVSLGTQSSSSRAFTGTWNPGERRTFEFAARTTADAVIREYPLVSQVTYHDRDGIQRASHALTTGFTPLPEQTFAVSNLSTSLYVGEPGTIRGTVVNAGPRPVGDAVLVYTSSTPNVQPADREVALGRLAPGERRDFAYEVTVSERASSTTQPVNLSVRYRDGDGNRHLSDPLEPSVTVAPERTWLAVTPESNAFTVDSDNRLTVRVRNVERVPLRNVVAHLAVDAPFETESRVAYVAELRPNESATLAFGLTVSEDAVPTRSSVRLNVTADRPDGETIRPDTADVPVVVADETGPTDPVLLAAGSLVALALLVAGWLWLRR; encoded by the coding sequence ATGACGCCGTCCCGAGCGGCCGTCGGCACCGTCGCCGGAGTTCTCCTCCTGTCGGCGGCCGTCGCCCCCGTCGTGGGCGTCCAGCAAGTCGTCGGCTCCCCGAACGTCGACGTGTTCAGTCCCGACAACGAGGTTCGCCCCGGTGAGGAGGTGTCGCTCCCCGTCTACCTCTCGAACAGCGGCGAACTGCGGCGGTCCGGCCCGGCCGAGTACGTCGGCCGCGTCACCACCGCACGCGGCCTGACGTTTACCGTCTCCGACGGCGCTACCCCCATCGACGTCACTACCGGCCGGTATCCGGCCGGGAGCGTCCCCGAAGGGACCGCGGGGCCGTTTTCCGTCTCGATCACCGTCCCCGAAGACGCCCCGCCGGGCACCTACCGACTCCCGGTTCGCGTGCGCTACGTCCACACGCTCATGGTGGACTACAGCACCACGCCGCCGGACTTCGTCGACAGCACCCGAGACCGGCGGCTCTACCTCACCGTCGTCGTCCGCGACGTACCACGGTTCGAGGTGGTGAAGACGGCGTCCACCGTCGGCGTCGGCGGCCGCGGCAACGTCTCGATCACCGTCGAGAACGTCGGCACCGATCCCGCCCGCGACGCGACGTTCCAGGTCGACTCACCGTCCGACGAGGTGTCTCTCGGCACGCAGTCGTCGAGTTCGCGGGCCTTCACCGGTACCTGGAACCCCGGTGAGCGCCGGACGTTCGAGTTCGCGGCCCGCACTACCGCCGACGCCGTGATCCGCGAGTATCCGCTCGTCTCGCAAGTGACGTACCACGACCGAGACGGCATCCAGCGGGCGTCCCACGCACTGACGACCGGTTTCACGCCCCTGCCCGAACAGACCTTCGCCGTCTCGAACCTCTCGACGTCCCTGTACGTCGGCGAACCGGGGACGATACGCGGTACCGTGGTCAACGCCGGCCCACGGCCGGTCGGCGACGCCGTCCTCGTCTACACGTCGTCGACTCCGAACGTCCAACCGGCCGACCGTGAAGTCGCCCTCGGGCGCCTCGCCCCCGGCGAGCGCCGCGACTTCGCTTACGAAGTGACCGTCTCCGAGCGGGCGTCGTCGACGACCCAGCCGGTGAACCTCTCCGTTCGGTATCGCGACGGCGACGGCAACCGGCACCTGAGCGACCCGCTGGAGCCGTCGGTCACCGTCGCTCCGGAGCGCACGTGGCTGGCAGTGACGCCCGAGTCGAACGCGTTCACCGTCGACTCCGACAACCGCCTGACGGTGCGGGTCCGGAACGTCGAGCGCGTCCCGCTCCGGAACGTCGTCGCACACCTCGCCGTCGACGCCCCCTTCGAGACCGAATCACGGGTGGCGTACGTGGCCGAACTCCGGCCGAACGAGTCCGCCACGCTCGCGTTCGGACTCACCGTCTCCGAGGACGCCGTGCCGACCCGGTCGTCGGTCCGGCTGAACGTGACGGCGGATCGGCCGGACGGCGAGACGATTCGTCCCGACACCGCCGACGTACCGGTGGTCGTCGCCGACGAGACGGGGCCGACCGATCCGGTCCTCCTCGCGGCCGGTTCGCTGGTCGCGCTCGCGCTTCTCGTGGCCGGGTGGCTGTGGCTCCGGCGGTGA
- a CDS encoding ABC transporter ATP-binding protein — MAVIEVEGLTKAYGDTLANEDLDFSIEAGEIFGYLGPNGAGKSTTIRQLMGFQTPTAGTARIFGNDVRNDRALRGAKARIGFLPGEPAFTPSVTGREFLDYQAELKGDERRDELLGLFTPPLDRRIREYSTGNKQMLAIVQAFMHDPDLLVMDEPTSGLDPLKQEAFHDFLRGERDHGTTVFFSSHILGEVRRVCDRVGIIRDGRLITVEIVEELLARGGKQVRLHTETPLTEAALDIDGVVGFASEGREAQFTFTGDYDALFAALADYRIVDIEIDEPPIEEVFMHFYGGDAE; from the coding sequence ATGGCCGTCATCGAGGTGGAGGGATTGACGAAGGCCTACGGCGACACCCTCGCCAACGAGGACCTCGATTTCTCGATCGAGGCAGGCGAGATATTCGGCTACCTCGGGCCGAACGGCGCGGGCAAGTCGACGACGATCCGACAGCTCATGGGCTTTCAGACGCCGACGGCGGGCACCGCGAGAATCTTCGGCAACGACGTGCGAAACGACCGAGCGCTCCGTGGAGCGAAGGCACGTATCGGCTTCCTCCCCGGCGAGCCGGCCTTCACCCCCTCCGTCACCGGCCGCGAGTTTCTGGACTACCAGGCCGAACTCAAAGGCGACGAGCGCCGTGACGAACTCCTCGGCCTGTTCACGCCGCCGCTCGACCGACGGATCCGGGAGTACTCGACGGGCAACAAGCAGATGCTCGCAATCGTGCAGGCGTTCATGCACGACCCCGACTTGCTCGTCATGGACGAACCCACCTCCGGGCTCGACCCGCTGAAACAGGAGGCGTTTCACGACTTCCTCCGCGGGGAGCGGGACCACGGGACGACCGTCTTCTTCTCCTCGCACATCCTCGGCGAGGTCCGACGGGTCTGCGACCGGGTGGGGATCATCCGCGACGGGCGGCTGATTACGGTCGAGATCGTCGAGGAACTGCTCGCTCGCGGGGGTAAGCAGGTGCGACTCCACACCGAGACGCCGCTGACCGAGGCGGCCCTCGACATCGACGGCGTCGTCGGCTTCGCGTCCGAGGGCCGCGAGGCTCAGTTCACTTTCACGGGCGACTACGACGCCCTCTTCGCGGCGCTCGCCGACTACCGGATCGTCGACATCGAAATCGACGAACCGCCGATCGAGGAGGTCTTCATGCATTTCTACGGCGGTGACGCGGAGTGA
- a CDS encoding archaemetzincin family Zn-dependent metalloprotease yields the protein MLVDIVPIGDVPAQVKREASAGLRSVYDCDVTVHDAQSIPDGAFDRSRNQYRAEEFIELASRIGSGEKNIGITGKDLYYRRRNYVFGLAYLNGNGSVVSTYRLQTSSDGGITSKPQSEVFADRVRKEIVHEIGHTVGLEHCDNERCVMSFSPTVREVDKKEEALCGSCNRTLF from the coding sequence ATGCTCGTCGACATCGTGCCGATCGGGGACGTTCCGGCACAGGTGAAACGCGAGGCTTCTGCCGGTCTCCGCTCCGTGTACGACTGTGACGTGACGGTCCACGACGCCCAATCCATCCCCGACGGCGCGTTCGACCGGAGCCGAAATCAGTACCGGGCCGAGGAGTTCATCGAGCTCGCGAGCCGGATCGGCTCCGGCGAGAAGAACATCGGCATCACCGGCAAAGACCTCTACTACCGCCGCCGGAACTACGTCTTCGGCCTCGCCTATCTCAACGGTAACGGCTCCGTCGTCTCGACGTACCGCCTCCAGACCTCCTCGGACGGCGGCATCACCTCCAAGCCACAGTCGGAGGTCTTCGCCGACCGCGTTCGCAAGGAGATCGTCCACGAAATCGGCCACACCGTCGGCCTCGAACACTGCGACAACGAGCGCTGTGTTATGAGTTTCTCCCCGACCGTCCGTGAGGTCGATAAAAAAGAGGAGGCACTGTGTGGCTCCTGTAACCGGACGCTGTTCTGA
- a CDS encoding YbhB/YbcL family Raf kinase inhibitor-like protein, translated as MELSSPAFRDGDPIPAEYGYTERNVNPPLEISDAPSDAASLVLVVDDPDAVDPAGKVWIHWLVWNVDPTRKRIPEDWSTDTAAAVEGENDYGEAGYGGPNPPDREHSYRFRLFALDDELDLSAGASLDELERAMEGHVVGEALYEGTYAP; from the coding sequence ATGGAGCTATCCAGCCCGGCCTTCCGAGACGGCGACCCCATCCCCGCGGAGTACGGCTACACGGAACGCAACGTCAACCCGCCGCTGGAGATATCCGACGCCCCGTCCGACGCCGCGTCGCTCGTCCTCGTCGTCGACGACCCCGACGCGGTCGACCCCGCCGGCAAGGTCTGGATTCACTGGCTGGTGTGGAACGTCGATCCGACGCGCAAGCGCATCCCCGAGGACTGGTCGACCGACACCGCTGCGGCCGTCGAGGGCGAGAACGACTACGGCGAGGCGGGCTACGGCGGCCCCAACCCGCCGGACCGCGAACACAGCTACCGTTTTCGGCTGTTCGCGCTGGACGACGAACTCGACCTGTCGGCGGGCGCGTCGCTCGACGAACTGGAGCGGGCGATGGAGGGCCACGTCGTCGGCGAGGCGCTCTACGAAGGGACGTACGCGCCCTGA
- a CDS encoding thiamine-binding protein — protein MTVVALLSVAPVKEGSMAEDVADAVAALDDFDVSYGTNPMGTVIEADDVGTLFAACEAAHRAVDADRVSTVLKIDDKRTSDASAASKVEGVERALGREATGDRERE, from the coding sequence ATGACCGTCGTTGCACTCCTGTCGGTTGCCCCGGTGAAAGAAGGAAGCATGGCCGAGGACGTGGCCGACGCGGTGGCTGCACTCGACGACTTCGACGTGAGCTACGGGACGAACCCGATGGGGACGGTGATCGAAGCCGACGACGTGGGGACGCTCTTTGCCGCCTGCGAGGCCGCCCACCGCGCCGTCGACGCGGATCGGGTAAGTACCGTGTTGAAGATCGACGACAAGCGGACGAGCGACGCGTCGGCGGCGTCGAAAGTCGAGGGCGTCGAACGGGCGCTCGGACGGGAGGCGACCGGCGACCGTGAGCGGGAGTGA
- a CDS encoding ABC transporter permease, which produces MIETTRYEARQRVRGTLAFAVLLGAFALLIIYLYPTIAESSADIDALIESLPESFREGFGAETYTTIEGFVAAELYQTVWVLLLGLYMAYAGGGLLAGDVESGRLYLVLATPVSRKRVAFEKFLSLGLPIVVLNVSMPLVVFGGTVAIDYPLDPYYLLVVHLLSIPYLLVCSGIGLALSTILDRGDAAQRAGLALVFLLFLLDSVTIGTDVEWLGAVSPTRYLDPTEILLHETIDLVDPLLLSIVAIVIVLGSLGHFQHRDL; this is translated from the coding sequence GTGATCGAGACGACCAGATACGAGGCGCGCCAGCGCGTCCGCGGTACGCTCGCGTTCGCCGTTCTCCTCGGTGCGTTCGCCCTCCTCATCATCTACCTCTACCCGACCATCGCCGAGTCGAGCGCCGACATCGACGCGCTCATCGAGTCGCTCCCCGAGTCGTTCCGGGAGGGATTCGGTGCCGAGACGTACACCACCATCGAGGGATTCGTCGCGGCCGAACTCTACCAGACCGTCTGGGTGCTGTTGCTCGGCCTCTACATGGCCTACGCCGGCGGCGGTCTCCTCGCCGGCGACGTCGAGTCCGGTCGCCTGTATCTGGTGCTCGCGACGCCAGTCTCGCGAAAGCGCGTCGCCTTCGAGAAGTTCCTCTCGCTGGGACTCCCCATCGTCGTCCTCAACGTGTCGATGCCGCTCGTCGTCTTCGGTGGGACCGTCGCCATCGACTACCCGCTCGACCCGTACTACTTGCTGGTGGTGCATCTCCTCTCGATTCCCTACCTCCTCGTCTGTAGCGGCATCGGGCTAGCGCTCTCGACGATTCTCGATCGGGGCGACGCCGCCCAACGGGCGGGCCTCGCCCTCGTCTTCCTCCTCTTTCTCCTCGATTCGGTGACGATCGGTACGGACGTGGAGTGGCTCGGTGCGGTCAGCCCCACGCGGTATCTCGATCCCACCGAGATTCTCCTCCACGAGACCATCGACCTCGTCGACCCACTGCTCCTGTCGATAGTCGCCATCGTCATCGTCCTCGGGAGCCTCGGCCACTTCCAGCACCGCGACCTCTAA